agAATGTTCTTGATCGAGGTCCCATCGCTAAGAGAACGTAACATTTAATTAGATTATAATAAAACCTAAAGTCGAGGAATTAGGTAATTAGTTTACGTATACGGAAATACATACGGAATACATTTCAAAGctttttagaatttttgaaTATAGCAATGTAATGCCAAGTGAATTATAATCTGTGAATTATAATCAAATGGGTTTTGAGTAAACAAATTAGTCAAAATGtatgtattaaaataaaattggaaTATACTTACATACTATATTCTCATTCTAGGttaaaaaataactacaaCAGCatataataaatcaaaaaatatagggtaaggtggggtaaagccgacagtgtgggtaaacccgacctccctctgttttcgaaaatcggaaacactacgcaaactaatattagtgttgtcgtgtagagcatcgaaaacaatgaaaatggtggtatgacaccattttattagtcaatattgagatggtcaaacgacaacaagtttgttttgacaactttaagtttcatttttgtgcataattaactgcaggatatttctttttgtcaaagttatcgcatgaaaaggtaagtggatttagattctttgaataaagtcctacaaagtgcatataagtttggttcattttttttcataatttcttttttaattgcgtttttatgaaaaattacgtggtggggcaaatccgacctctaaatagtggggtaaatcctgccgcaaaaaaagccaaaaaaacaacaatcacaccaaaaccatTAACATTgcagccaaccagacgttcaactcgaaccaaaaaacgccagcaagctatttgagcagcgaatcagatgatactgattaattattttgctattttcatttttttaattctattatcttttattatcattatataacataacattgattgatttatcattgcaaaacctatatttaggttatatctgttctaaatcaaccaaaaacataggcggtcgggtttaccccatcatttttgaacatagcaaaaatgaactttttcgtatttttttatagccaaaaccatttactaggtcggcttttccccaccttaccctatatttattcatatattttcatattttcaaaaaatccaGTTCAGTAAATAACAGAGTTTCTACCCCTCCGGAAACTTAACCAATAAAAAGCTTCGCGAGAATCCACATTCCGTAAGCAACTGCCGAGCCCAAAAACATCACAGATACATAGTGAAGAACCTTAAGCCTGAAAGACAAATACCTAGATCAGCAAGccgaaatcaaataaaattatagatcTCACCGATTCTTGAGCTTCAGGGCTTTGGCAATGGACTCAGCGCTATTTGTGTCCTTGGCAATATACTTTCGCAAGCCATGTATGGCACATCTGAGATAGTCGTTCCAGTCCAGATCGGCCATATCAAAGTTGTAAAAGCTGCGATCGTACTTGGACATCGCCTCCAACAGGCTTTGGGTGTTTGCTGTGCCAAAGTTAAAGGAGGTGCATGCGAATGGACGCAGGAAGGCGaagtttttgtgtatttttgggTACAGCTTTGTCAGGATGGGCTTGCGGCCCATGAGGAAAAGTAGTGCATCGAAGAAGTATCCCGGAAGGGTGTGGTAAAAAAAGGCGGCCAACGGGAAAAAGGGGGGAGAAATACACAGGAGAAATGGGTACCAAATCATCTTTGTTATCGGGGTCAGATCGCGATGTATGAGTGTTTTGGAGATATAGGTACCAAAGCTTATCGTATTTTTCTCGCTGGGAGCCAAAGTGTAAATAGGAGAATTTTCAGCATCACCTTGCTTGACAGGATTTTGTCCTGTTTTCCACGCACAGGCCAGGGTCACGTTACCACAATAATCGGCAGGAACCATGCCGATCTTGGCTTTAGATTCCACCATCACGGCACGCACCACTCCGCGAGCAGCGCCGAATACAATTGCCATGGGCCCGAAGAGATTATCCATCCAGCCAATTACGGGGTCCTTGTAGGTGGGCATAACTGAAATAGGCAATTTCCAGTTTCACAGTTCAGGGTATCCTCAATAACGAAAACTTACTGATCGCTGGTCGGAAGATGCACAGGGGCAGGTCACCCGCCTCCCTCCGGATGAAGTCCTCCGACAATGCTTTAGTGTAGGCGTATGTGTTCGGGAAGGATCCAATCAAGTAAGATGTCAGACTGTCCATTCTCTCATTACCTAAAATATTGCTTATTGCCAGGATCTTATCTGAACTGTAGCTCAGGTTCTCTGGATAGAACCTCTCATCGATTTCAGTCACCACACAATTGGAGTAAGCGGTTGAGATATGGACGTAGGACACCAGTTGGGTCATCTGCTTGGCCAGCTGCAAC
Above is a genomic segment from Drosophila kikkawai strain 14028-0561.14 chromosome 3R, DkikHiC1v2, whole genome shotgun sequence containing:
- the LOC108077573 gene encoding fatty acyl-CoA reductase wat-like, whose amino-acid sequence is MDSGIQEFFKNKTIFLTGGSGYLGKVVTEKLLRTTEVKRIYSLIRPKRGVSIEERILSLEKEPIFKVLLKAKPEALHRIYPIAGDCSDPDLGISDSDRKLLVSEVQVVIHGAATVRFDEPLHFALAINVRATRLMLQLAKQMTQLVSYVHISTAYSNCVVTEIDERFYPENLSYSSDKILAISNILGNERMDSLTSYLIGSFPNTYAYTKALSEDFIRREAGDLPLCIFRPAIIMPTYKDPVIGWMDNLFGPMAIVFGAARGVVRAVMVESKAKIGMVPADYCGNVTLACAWKTGQNPVKQGDAENSPIYTLAPSEKNTISFGTYISKTLIHRDLTPITKMIWYPFLLCISPPFFPLAAFFYHTLPGYFFDALLFLMGRKPILTKLYPKIHKNFAFLRPFACTSFNFGTANTQSLLEAMSKYDRSFYNFDMADLDWNDYLRCAIHGLRKYIAKDTNSAESIAKALKLKNRLKVLHYVSVMFLGSAVAYGMWILAKLFIG